A single region of the Sorghum bicolor cultivar BTx623 chromosome 7, Sorghum_bicolor_NCBIv3, whole genome shotgun sequence genome encodes:
- the LOC110437038 gene encoding bZIP transcription factor TRAB1-like isoform X1, translated as MDPKDGERMGAAGPGPLSRQGSIYSLTFDEFQNTLGGMGGGLGKDFGSMNMDELLRSIWTAEESQAIASASASASASAAGAGAGPVGDGGAALQRQGSLTLPRTLSVKTVDEVWRDFAREGPPGPTAGGAEPQPNRQPTLGEMTLEEFLVRAGVVRDNPAAAAAAAAAAVSAQPVAPRPIQAVNNGASIFFGNFGGANDAGAGAMGFAPVGIGDQAMGNGLMPGVAGMAGGAVTVVSPVDTSVAQLDSMGKGNGDLSSPMAPVPYPFEGVIRGRRSGAGVEKVVERRQRRMIKNRESAARSRARKQAYTMELEAEVQKLKEQNEELQKKQEEIMEMQKNQVLEVISNPYAQKKRCLRRTLTGPW; from the exons ATGGATCCCAAGGACGGCGAGAGGATGGGGGCGGCGGGGCCGGGGCCGCTGTCGAGGCAGGGGTCGATCTACTCGCTCACGTTCGACGAGTTCCAGAACACGCTCGGCGGGATGGGAGGAGGGCTCGGCAAGGACTTCGGCTCCATGAACATGGACGAGCTGCTGCGGAGCATCTGGACCGCCGAGGAGAGCCAGGCCATAgcatcggcgtcggcgtcggcgtcggcgtccgcggcgggggcgggggcggggccggtcggcgacggcggcgcggcgctGCAGAGGCAGGGGTCTCTCACCCTGCCGCGCACGCTCAGCGTCAAGACGGTGGACGAGGTCTGGCGGGACTTCGCGCGGGAGGGGCCGCCGGGCCCGACGGCTGGCGGCGCGGAGCCGCAGCCCAACCGACAGCCGACCCTCGGGGAGATGACGCTGGAGGAGTTCCTCGTCAGGGCCGGGGTCGTCCGTGACAACCCTgccgcggcggcagcagcagcagcagcagctgtctCCGCGCAGCCGGTTGCTCCGCGGCCGATTCAGGCGGTCAATAATGGCGCCTCCATCTTCTTCGGCAACTTTGGGGGCGCCAATGACGCCGGGGCTGGGGCGATGGGGTTCGCGCCGGTGGGGATCGGGGATCAGGCCATGGGCAACGGGCTCATGCCTGGGGTGGCTGGGATGGCAGGTGGTGCGGTCACTGTTGTGAGTCCGGTGGATACGTCGGTGGCACAGCTGGATTCTATGGGCAAGGGGAATGGGGATCTGTCATCGCCCATGGCTCCAGTGCCATACCCCTTTGAGGGAGTGATAAGGGGAAGGAGGAGCGGTGCTGGTGTGGAGAAGGTCGTGGAGCGGCGGCAGAGGAGGATGATCAAGAACAGGGAGTCTGCAGCTAGATCCCGTGCCCGGAAGCAG GCTTATACAATGGAGTTGGAAGCTGAAGTTCAGAAACTAAAGGAACAAAACGAAGAATTGCAGAAGAAGCAG GAAGAAATAATGGAGATGCAGAAAAACCAG GTCCTGGAAGTGATCAGCAATCCATACGCACAAAAGAAGCGATGCCTGCGGAGAACACTGACAGGTCCCTGGTAA
- the LOC110437038 gene encoding bZIP transcription factor TRAB1-like isoform X2 → MDPKDGERMGAAGPGPLSRQGSIYSLTFDEFQNTLGGMGGGLGKDFGSMNMDELLRSIWTAEESQAIASASASASASAAGAGAGPVGDGGAALQRQGSLTLPRTLSVKTVDEVWRDFAREGPPGPTAGGAEPQPNRQPTLGEMTLEEFLVRAGVVRDNPAAAAAAAAAAVSAQPVAPRPIQAVNNGASIFFGNFGGANDAGAGAMGFAPVGIGDQAMGNGLMPGVAGMAGGAVTVVSPVDTSVAQLDSMGKGNGDLSSPMAPVPYPFEGVIRGRRSGAGVEKVVERRQRRMIKNRESAARSRARKQAYTMELEAEVQKLKEQNEELQKKQEEIMEMQKNQLGGLIYPTCIKLWAYHTLYYVC, encoded by the exons ATGGATCCCAAGGACGGCGAGAGGATGGGGGCGGCGGGGCCGGGGCCGCTGTCGAGGCAGGGGTCGATCTACTCGCTCACGTTCGACGAGTTCCAGAACACGCTCGGCGGGATGGGAGGAGGGCTCGGCAAGGACTTCGGCTCCATGAACATGGACGAGCTGCTGCGGAGCATCTGGACCGCCGAGGAGAGCCAGGCCATAgcatcggcgtcggcgtcggcgtcggcgtccgcggcgggggcgggggcggggccggtcggcgacggcggcgcggcgctGCAGAGGCAGGGGTCTCTCACCCTGCCGCGCACGCTCAGCGTCAAGACGGTGGACGAGGTCTGGCGGGACTTCGCGCGGGAGGGGCCGCCGGGCCCGACGGCTGGCGGCGCGGAGCCGCAGCCCAACCGACAGCCGACCCTCGGGGAGATGACGCTGGAGGAGTTCCTCGTCAGGGCCGGGGTCGTCCGTGACAACCCTgccgcggcggcagcagcagcagcagcagctgtctCCGCGCAGCCGGTTGCTCCGCGGCCGATTCAGGCGGTCAATAATGGCGCCTCCATCTTCTTCGGCAACTTTGGGGGCGCCAATGACGCCGGGGCTGGGGCGATGGGGTTCGCGCCGGTGGGGATCGGGGATCAGGCCATGGGCAACGGGCTCATGCCTGGGGTGGCTGGGATGGCAGGTGGTGCGGTCACTGTTGTGAGTCCGGTGGATACGTCGGTGGCACAGCTGGATTCTATGGGCAAGGGGAATGGGGATCTGTCATCGCCCATGGCTCCAGTGCCATACCCCTTTGAGGGAGTGATAAGGGGAAGGAGGAGCGGTGCTGGTGTGGAGAAGGTCGTGGAGCGGCGGCAGAGGAGGATGATCAAGAACAGGGAGTCTGCAGCTAGATCCCGTGCCCGGAAGCAG GCTTATACAATGGAGTTGGAAGCTGAAGTTCAGAAACTAAAGGAACAAAACGAAGAATTGCAGAAGAAGCAG GAAGAAATAATGGAGATGCAGAAAAACCAG CTAGGAGGTTTGATATATCCTACATGCATAAAGCTTTGGGCATATCACACGCTTTATTATGTTTGTTGA